Part of the Candidatus Zixiibacteriota bacterium genome, TGGTGATTACAACCGGGAATGTTTGCCTGAGACTTATATGCGCGACCGATGCCACGGCAGCCGCTCCGCGGCGGTGCGCCTCAATATAATCGCCGGAATATATTCCGGTAATCTGCTTCGAAGAATTCAGGGTCACATTGACCATAAATTCGGGCGGTGCAAATGAGGCCACCTCACGCGCCGCCTGCTGCTGGGGATTCCCCTCCAGAATGCCGTAATCAGAGGCGGGATTGGCAATGATATCAAAGGAGTGGAAGGCCAGGATGGTTTCCAGGCCGCAGATGGCCGGACAGATTCCCTTGGGACCGCCGGAATAGCCGGCAAAAAGGTGCGGTTCGATGAAACCGATGACGATCCTTTTATCGGCATTGATATATTCTTTGTTCAGAGTAACCGGGATGCCTGATGGGGTTGTCCCCATCAAAAGCAAATTTTCGGGGTCACCAGCCTGATGATTAATCACCCGGCAACCCTGCAATATTTCCTGTCCGAGAAGTGCTTGCAGTTCCTCAACGGTATGCGGGCGATGCGTCCCGCAGCCGACCAGCACGGTCACCTGAGACATTTTGAGATGGCAGCACTCAATAATGGCCGGAATCAGCAGTTGATTCGGAACGGGACGGGTGCCATCGGAAGTCACAATAACTACTCTATCATCAGGCGAGATAACTTCATTCAGGGGAGGTTTGTCGATTGGCCGGGCAACCGAATTGTGAAAGGCGGAATTGAAATTGAGCAGGGGGGTGCTTTCCTCCGGTTCTATGACAGTCCAACCGGCAATATTCCGGTCAAGGAATAGTTCTATCCCTTTTCGGCCATAATCGAGCATGACTCGGTTGGGATTCTGAATAATCATAAGACCGGCAGGTCAACTAAACAGAGTGATTACAACCGCCAGCCAGACGATGCCGATGGAAATAATCCCGATCGGTTTGTCCTTTCCGGCGAAGAGAGC contains:
- the larA gene encoding nickel-dependent lactate racemase, with the translated sequence MIIQNPNRVMLDYGRKGIELFLDRNIAGWTVIEPEESTPLLNFNSAFHNSVARPIDKPPLNEVISPDDRVVIVTSDGTRPVPNQLLIPAIIECCHLKMSQVTVLVGCGTHRPHTVEELQALLGQEILQGCRVINHQAGDPENLLLMGTTPSGIPVTLNKEYINADKRIVIGFIEPHLFAGYSGGPKGICPAICGLETILAFHSFDIIANPASDYGILEGNPQQQAAREVASFAPPEFMVNVTLNSSKQITGIYSGDYIEAHRRGAAAVASVAHISLRQTFPVVITTNSGFPLDQNLYQTVKGISTAARIVEKGGAIVVVSECSCGIPSGSRFASILSAGQSSDELLRFLSESRERVLDSWQVQKLAQILDKAEVHLYSSLSCEETAQCRMRNIDDLQKELPSIISRYRSRPAAAVLPRGPLSIPTVD